From one Gimesia sp. genomic stretch:
- a CDS encoding DUF1559 domain-containing protein, whose translation MLYRHPTRKGFTLIELLVVIAIIAILIALLLPAVQQAREAARRSSCKNNLKQIGIAMHNYNDVHSTLPPGYLDDDPLANVTNHNLLGWGTFILPYIEQSALYNSIAEVGGLDNSWTTIPEMTTGSATVTTPYSKVVLTTYICPSDPMGGLNTDVGGYGKSNYTGVAGNTYRSSGSTKPTGSFYDNSNVRFRDYRDGLSNTIIIGERGTEGAKNGTIWIGNYSDAAYYTQNAIATNSAYYGINGTAGSWNFTSSHTGGCHFLLGDGAVRFLSENIDLNTYRDLGFIADGNPVELP comes from the coding sequence GTGTTGTATCGTCACCCCACCCGTAAAGGATTTACCCTCATTGAACTGCTGGTGGTCATTGCCATCATCGCCATTCTGATCGCGCTGCTGCTCCCTGCAGTCCAGCAGGCTCGGGAAGCCGCCCGCCGCAGTTCCTGCAAGAACAACCTCAAACAGATAGGCATCGCGATGCACAACTACAACGACGTGCATTCCACGCTCCCGCCCGGCTACCTCGATGACGATCCGCTCGCCAATGTCACCAACCACAACCTCCTCGGCTGGGGAACCTTCATTCTGCCCTACATCGAACAGAGTGCCCTCTACAACTCCATCGCCGAAGTCGGCGGTCTCGACAACAGCTGGACCACCATTCCCGAAATGACCACCGGCTCCGCAACGGTGACCACTCCCTATTCCAAAGTTGTACTGACAACCTACATCTGTCCCTCCGATCCAATGGGCGGCCTGAATACTGATGTCGGCGGCTACGGAAAATCCAACTACACCGGCGTCGCAGGCAATACCTATCGCAGCTCCGGATCGACGAAACCGACCGGCTCGTTCTATGACAATTCCAATGTTCGCTTCCGAGACTACCGTGACGGTTTGAGTAATACCATCATCATCGGCGAGCGGGGGACGGAAGGCGCCAAGAACGGCACAATCTGGATCGGCAACTACTCTGACGCCGCGTATTACACGCAAAACGCCATCGCCACCAACAGCGCCTACTACGGCATCAACGGCACCGCCGGCTCCTGGAACTTTACCAGTTCCCACACAGGCGGCTGTCACTTCCTGCTGGGCGACGGCGCGGTCCGCTTCCTCAGTGAAAATATCGACCTCAATACCTACCGTGATCTGGGCTTCATCGCAGACGGCAACCCCGTCGAACTGCCTTAA